A window of Chloracidobacterium sp. N contains these coding sequences:
- a CDS encoding TMEM165/GDT1 family protein encodes MESLLVSTAVVALAEIGDKTQLLAFILAARFKKPLPIILGILVATLLNHGLAGALGAWLTRVVSPDVLRWVLGLSFIGMAIWTLIPDRIEEEETQVARRFGVFGATLLTFFLVEMGDKTQIATVALAAHYAAPWMVILGTTLGMLIADVPAIFVGDRLASKIPMKLVHAVAAAVFALLGLVTLLGSWFQR; translated from the coding sequence ATGGAATCCCTTCTCGTTTCAACGGCCGTTGTCGCACTGGCGGAGATCGGCGACAAAACCCAGCTTCTCGCCTTCATCCTTGCGGCGCGGTTCAAAAAGCCGTTGCCCATCATTCTGGGCATCCTGGTGGCCACCCTGCTCAACCACGGACTGGCCGGTGCGCTGGGAGCCTGGCTCACCCGCGTCGTCAGCCCTGATGTGCTGCGCTGGGTGCTTGGTCTGTCCTTTATCGGCATGGCTATCTGGACGCTCATCCCTGACCGCATCGAAGAGGAAGAAACCCAGGTTGCCCGGCGCTTCGGTGTCTTCGGTGCAACGCTGCTGACGTTTTTCCTCGTGGAAATGGGTGACAAAACCCAGATCGCCACCGTGGCCCTTGCCGCCCACTATGCCGCGCCCTGGATGGTCATCCTTGGCACCACCCTGGGGATGCTCATCGCCGACGTGCCCGCCATCTTTGTCGGGGACAGGCTGGCGTCCAAAATCCCGATGAAGCTGGTTCACGCCGTGGCCGCCGCTGTCTTTGCCCTGCTGGGTCTCGTCACGCTGCTCGGAAGCTGGTTTCAACGGTAG
- a CDS encoding Hsp20/alpha crystallin family protein: MDLKKLAPWNWFRKEQETQPTTLPVRKAESSGTSRGTAEPAPPTPFLPVVQLQREIDRLFNEALRNFGLAWPSMTMPDWPASDWQGLLRPALDIHETETHYHIALELPGVEPKDVNITLDEDVLYIQGEKRHEQEYKDGQQHRIERTYGAFQRMLNLPDDADADNIKASFRNGVLTLTIGKRTPSRPQRGRPIPIES; this comes from the coding sequence ATGGACCTGAAAAAACTGGCCCCCTGGAACTGGTTCAGGAAAGAACAGGAAACCCAACCGACAACGCTCCCGGTCCGCAAAGCAGAGTCTTCGGGGACATCGCGCGGGACGGCAGAACCTGCTCCTCCCACGCCCTTTTTGCCGGTGGTGCAACTGCAACGCGAGATTGACCGGCTGTTCAACGAGGCGTTGCGCAACTTTGGACTGGCGTGGCCATCCATGACAATGCCGGACTGGCCGGCTTCCGACTGGCAGGGGCTGCTCCGCCCGGCGCTCGACATTCACGAAACAGAGACGCACTACCACATTGCACTGGAGCTACCCGGTGTAGAGCCGAAGGATGTCAACATCACGCTGGACGAAGACGTGCTGTACATTCAGGGCGAAAAGCGCCACGAGCAGGAGTACAAAGACGGGCAGCAGCATCGGATCGAGCGTACGTATGGCGCTTTTCAGCGGATGCTCAACCTGCCCGACGATGCGGATGCTGACAATATCAAGGCCAGTTTCAGGAACGGTGTCCTGACGTTGACGATTGGCAAGCGGACGCCGAGCCGGCCGCAGCGGGGGCGTCCCATTCCCATTGAGAGTTAG
- the ftsH gene encoding ATP-dependent zinc metalloprotease FtsH translates to MKQESRWNFGYWMVAILALLVFQEYWQRVSTVEPVPYSEFEKALAEGRVEEVIVTDRTITGRLKAPDNRGKTSIAATRVEPELAERLSGYGVRYSRIVESTWVRDLLSWVLPVLVFFGVWFFLFRRFAEKQGMGGFMSVGRSRAKVYVEKKTGVTFGDVAGVDEAKAELEEVVNFLKAPQEYGRLGARIPKGVLLVGPPGTGKTLLAKAVAGEAGVPFFSISGSEFIEMFVGVGAARVRDLFEQARTHAPAIIFIDELDALGRARGAGGPLVGHDEREQTLNQLLTEMDGFDTSVGLIILAATNRPEILDPALLRAGRFDRQVLVDRPDKKGRLEILKVHARKITLAPGLDLEQVAALTTGFSGADLANLVNEAALAATRRKAAAVELVDFTVALERLVAGLEKKNRVINPRERETVAYHEIGHALVALALPGADAVHKISIIPRGIGALGYTLQRPTEDRFLMTRADLENKIAVLLGGRAAEKLVFGEISTGAADDLARATDIARDMITRYGMDEGLGYVAFEAQKPRFLDVPELAPGGCRVAESTQARIDQAIRDIVMGAFERAYRILESNREVLERCTRELLERETLEESDIRKLTQGLKPAAEVAEAPVALPRR, encoded by the coding sequence ATGAAGCAGGAAAGTCGCTGGAATTTCGGATACTGGATGGTGGCCATTCTGGCGCTGCTGGTGTTCCAGGAGTACTGGCAGCGGGTAAGTACCGTCGAGCCCGTTCCTTACAGTGAGTTTGAAAAGGCCCTGGCGGAAGGGCGGGTGGAGGAGGTCATCGTCACGGACAGGACGATAACCGGGCGGTTGAAAGCGCCGGACAATCGCGGCAAGACCTCGATTGCGGCGACGCGGGTGGAGCCGGAACTGGCCGAGCGGTTGTCGGGGTATGGCGTCCGGTACAGCCGCATCGTGGAAAGCACCTGGGTGCGTGACCTGCTTTCGTGGGTGCTGCCGGTTTTGGTCTTCTTCGGGGTGTGGTTTTTCCTGTTCCGGCGGTTTGCTGAAAAGCAGGGCATGGGCGGCTTCATGAGCGTCGGCAGGAGCCGCGCCAAGGTGTATGTCGAGAAAAAAACCGGCGTGACGTTTGGCGACGTGGCAGGGGTGGATGAAGCCAAAGCCGAACTGGAGGAAGTCGTCAACTTTCTGAAAGCGCCGCAGGAATATGGTCGTCTGGGCGCGCGGATTCCCAAGGGGGTGCTGCTGGTGGGCCCGCCGGGCACCGGCAAAACCCTGCTGGCCAAGGCCGTTGCCGGTGAAGCCGGCGTGCCGTTTTTCTCGATTTCGGGTTCGGAGTTCATTGAAATGTTTGTCGGAGTGGGCGCTGCCCGGGTACGTGATCTGTTTGAGCAGGCGCGCACGCACGCACCGGCGATCATTTTCATTGACGAACTGGATGCGCTGGGACGGGCGCGCGGCGCGGGCGGCCCGCTGGTCGGACACGACGAGCGCGAGCAGACGCTCAATCAGTTGCTGACTGAAATGGATGGTTTCGATACGTCAGTGGGCCTGATCATTCTGGCGGCAACCAACCGACCGGAGATTCTTGACCCGGCGCTGCTGCGCGCCGGCCGGTTTGACCGGCAGGTGCTCGTGGACCGTCCCGACAAGAAGGGACGGCTGGAGATTCTCAAAGTTCACGCCAGGAAGATCACGCTGGCACCCGGTCTCGACCTGGAGCAGGTCGCCGCGTTGACGACCGGTTTTTCCGGTGCTGATCTGGCCAATCTCGTCAATGAAGCCGCACTGGCGGCAACCCGGCGCAAGGCGGCAGCGGTCGAGCTGGTGGATTTTACGGTGGCGCTGGAGCGCCTGGTGGCCGGTCTGGAAAAGAAAAACCGCGTCATCAACCCCAGAGAGCGCGAAACCGTGGCCTATCACGAAATCGGGCATGCACTGGTCGCGCTGGCTTTGCCGGGGGCGGATGCCGTCCACAAGATTTCGATCATTCCCCGTGGGATTGGGGCGCTTGGGTACACCTTGCAGCGGCCAACCGAAGACCGGTTTCTGATGACACGCGCCGATTTGGAAAACAAAATTGCCGTGCTGTTGGGCGGCCGGGCAGCCGAAAAGCTCGTGTTTGGGGAAATTTCGACGGGCGCGGCCGATGACCTGGCGCGGGCAACCGACATTGCCCGCGACATGATCACCCGTTACGGCATGGACGAAGGGCTGGGCTATGTTGCCTTTGAGGCGCAGAAGCCGCGTTTTCTGGACGTGCCGGAGTTGGCGCCGGGCGGATGCCGGGTGGCCGAGTCCACGCAGGCGCGGATTGACCAAGCCATCCGGGACATTGTCATGGGCGCTTTTGAGCGTGCCTACCGCATTCTCGAAAGCAACCGCGAGGTGCTGGAGCGTTGTACCCGCGAGTTACTTGAACGCGAAACCCTGGAAGAAAGTGACATTCGGAAACTGACTCAGGGGTTGAAGCCGGCAGCGGAGGTGGCGGAAGCGCCCGTTGCCCTGCCCCGTCGCTAG